GACCAGATGGTGGCCTACTGGAGCCAGTTCGTGAAGACCGGTTCGCCGGAGGTGTCGGGGTTGCCGGACTGGCCTGAGTTCGGCGCCGACGAGGCCGGCGGCAAGCGATTGTCGCTGCAGACCGGTGACTTGACGGTCACCACCGACTTCAGCGCGCGGCACCAGTGCGCGTTCTGGACGAGCCGCACCGGGGCGCGCTAGCCGCTCCAGCGGGGGTGAGCCACCACGGCCAGCGCTTCGGCGACGTCGGCCGCCAGCGGCCGGCGCCGGTCCCCGCGATTCCTCACCCACTGTTGGAAGGCGAAATCGGCTGCTGCAAAGGACAATTGGACCAGAAGGCCGGGGCGCCAATCCTCGGTCGGGTCGGCGTCCATGCGCGCAGCCACGAGCTGAATCATCTGGTCGCGATCCGCGGTGGACAGCAGCGTCGCCCGGTCGAGCAACTCGGGTGCGGTCAGGATCGCCGCCCGCCAGTTCTCCAGATCGACATCCTCGAATGACCCGACCCGGCTGACGATCGCGGCGGCCAGGGCGGCATCGGGGGCCTCGTCGCGCGGGCGACGCGCCAACAGCGATGCGATCGCGGCGTTACCGCGCTGGACGGCCCCCAGCAGCAGATCCTCCTTGGTCGCGACATGGCGGAAGAACGTTCGCGGTGACACCGATGCTTCGGCGGCGATGTCGTCGGTGGTGACGTTGCCGAATCCCCGTGCGGCGAACAGTCGGTAGGCCGC
This is a stretch of genomic DNA from Mycobacterium sp. ELW1. It encodes these proteins:
- a CDS encoding TetR family transcriptional regulator: MSSPPAERPPTLRDRQRAQVRADIHAAAYRLFAARGFGNVTTDDIAAEASVSPRTFFRHVATKEDLLLGAVQRGNAAIASLLARRPRDEAPDAALAAAIVSRVGSFEDVDLENWRAAILTAPELLDRATLLSTADRDQMIQLVAARMDADPTEDWRPGLLVQLSFAAADFAFQQWVRNRGDRRRPLAADVAEALAVVAHPRWSG